In Methanobrevibacter ruminantium, one DNA window encodes the following:
- a CDS encoding SIS domain-containing protein produces the protein MKYQMYYEMMEQPEALRRTFASELDNMANISKLAESVDTIYLIGCGSSISTCYSIRDALASVSDLRIEVFTGYEFVYNKKLTDGENSLFIATSQSGETADTLAALRRANEFNIDTVSISNEPESSMIKEAKYPVITLGNTETAILGTKTYITQLACLYQILFAASGYEKADEILDQLAAMPDLIENLLESTEEKNKKLAEELKDEDGFYCLGSGVNFGLAYKLAMTMLMEGAIKHACPLYSAEFRHGLIERAEKDVPLIFLNADLESDELTKIAINFSKNKLEAKTIIYNLKDYADINPLLAPFVLVIPLEWFVYYLAHFNGEDPGSTRHIGKVRYE, from the coding sequence ATGAAATATCAGATGTATTATGAAATGATGGAACAACCAGAAGCTTTAAGAAGGACTTTTGCTTCTGAATTGGATAATATGGCTAATATTTCTAAATTAGCCGAATCTGTTGATACTATCTATTTAATTGGTTGTGGAAGTTCCATATCCACTTGTTATTCTATTAGAGATGCATTGGCATCTGTATCTGATTTAAGAATTGAAGTTTTCACAGGTTATGAATTTGTTTATAACAAAAAATTGACTGATGGTGAAAATTCATTATTCATAGCCACTTCCCAGTCCGGTGAGACTGCAGATACTTTAGCTGCTTTAAGGAGGGCTAATGAATTTAATATTGATACTGTTTCCATTTCCAATGAACCTGAAAGTTCAATGATTAAGGAAGCAAAATATCCTGTCATTACATTAGGAAATACTGAAACAGCCATTCTCGGTACTAAAACTTATATTACCCAATTAGCATGTCTTTATCAAATCTTATTTGCTGCTTCTGGCTATGAAAAGGCTGATGAGATTTTGGATCAATTGGCAGCTATGCCTGATTTGATTGAAAATCTATTGGAAAGCACAGAAGAAAAGAATAAGAAACTTGCTGAAGAGCTTAAGGATGAAGACGGTTTCTATTGCTTAGGAAGTGGAGTTAACTTTGGTCTTGCATATAAATTAGCTATGACCATGTTGATGGAAGGTGCTATCAAGCATGCTTGCCCTCTTTACTCTGCAGAATTCAGACATGGTTTGATTGAAAGGGCTGAAAAGGATGTTCCTTTAATATTCTTGAATGCTGATTTGGAAAGTGATGAATTAACTAAAATAGCTATCAATTTCTCAAAAAACAAATTGGAAGCTAAAACAATTATTTATAATCTAAAGGATTATGCAGACATTAATCCATTGCTTGCACCATTTGTACTTGTAATACCTTTAGAATGGTT